A region from the Bubalus kerabau isolate K-KA32 ecotype Philippines breed swamp buffalo chromosome 23, PCC_UOA_SB_1v2, whole genome shotgun sequence genome encodes:
- the LOC129637657 gene encoding olfactory receptor 7A17-like: MEPWNLTGVSEFVLLGFSKEEELQTLIFVTFLSMYLITVFGNLLIILATVYDSHLHTPMYFFLSNLSFADICFTSTAVPKMLVNIQTQSKVITYAGCITQMYFFLFFSGLDIYLLTVMAYDRFVAICHPLHYMVIMNPRLCGLLLLVTWIISALHSLLQSLMVLRLSFCTDVEIPHFFCELNQMVQLACRDAFLNNMLMYFAAVLLAGGPLAAILFSYSKIVSSICGISSAQGKQAAFSTCMSHLSVVSLFFCTSLGVYLSSAATHRSHSSAKASVMYAVVTPMLNPFIYSLRNKDIKGALKRFLGMAVIKGTVVTGLKSCL, encoded by the coding sequence ATGGAACCATGGAATCTTACAGGAGTTTCAGAAtttgttcttctggggttttcAAAGGAAGAAGAATTACAGACACTCATATTTGTGACTTTCCTCTCCATGTACCTGATCACTGTGTTTGGAAATCTGCTCATCATCCTGGCCACCGTCTATGACTCCCACCTCCACacgcccatgtacttcttcctttccaacctgTCCTTCGCAGACATCTGTTTTACCAGCACTGCTGTCCCCAAGATGCTGGTGAATATCCAGACACAGAGCAAGGTCATAACCTATGCAGGTTGCATCACCCAGATGtactttttcctattcttttcagGGTTGGACATCTATCTTTTGACCGTGATGGCCTATGACAGGTTTGTGGCCATCTGTCATCCCTTGCATTACATGGTTATCATGAACCCCCGACTCTGTGGACTGCTGCTTCTGGTGACCTGGATTATAAGTGCCTTGCATTCACTGTTACAAAGCCTAATGGTGTTGCGACTGTCCTTCTGCACAGACGTGGAAATCCCCCACTTTTTCTGTGAACTCAATCAGATGGTCCAACTTGCCTGCCGTGACGCCTTTCTTAACAACATGCTCATGTATTTTGCAGCTGTGCTGTTGGCTGGCGGTCCCCTGGCTGCTATCCTTTTCTCATACTCGAAGATCGTTTCCTCCATATGTGGAATCTCATCAGCTCAGGGGAAGCAAGCAGCGTTTTCCACCTGCATGTCTCACCTCTCAgttgtctctttatttttttgtacaaGCCTAGGAGTATACCTTAGCTCAGCTGCTACCCACAGATCACACTCAAGTGCAAAAGCTTCAGTGATGTACGCCGTGGTCACGCCCATGCTAAACCCCTTCATCTACAGTCTGAGGAATAAAGACATAAAGGGGGCTCTGAAAAGATTCTTGGGAATGGCAGTTATAAAAGGGACAGTGGTCACAGGGCTGAAGAGTTGCCTATGA